The window CATACAGTCATCTTCCCAAGTAGAACCTCATATACTCATCTACAGTTCAAACCGCTTACATAACGGCATATTACTGTTGTGCAACAGATATACCTCCATTCTTCATATATAGAACCCCCGCACCTCCACCAGAAGATCAAAACTTATGCCGTGGGATTTAATTGCTGTATTTATAGTTATAACAATGTGTTATAATAGCATGAGGTAAAATGATCAAGATCCGGATTGCTTCGCGTTATCTTTTTTCTTTATTCCTGATTCGAGCTCAACAAAAAAAGTGGGGAATATCCCCCGATACTGACCGGCGTCACATAGTTAACCAGGATTCGATATTAGCCGCCGTATAAGGGAGAACCCCTCTTTTAAGGTAAGGACTGTTATCAAGGGTAAAATCCCCCAACACCCGCTACATCTTATCTGGACTTCGGGATAATACCTGCCGCGGGGTGGTTAGTAAAAACATACTGTCATGAGATTAGAATTTCGTGCCTGACGTCAGATAAAACGCGCTGTGGCCATGTCTGTCGGAGGCAATTTCAAATCTTACAATATCCTGTATTGGCGAGAGAACTTCTATTCCCCCGCCGAAGGTAGAATGAAAAATAGAAGTGTTGAAATACTCAAATCCACGAGAGAGCGCCCCAGTGTCTATAAACGCTATGGCATTTATACTGAGATCGAACTTTCCAATTCGGGAAATTTCAAATACGTTTGGACCATAAATATTCTTTCGCCACTGCACCGTGCCGAGAATTTTAGCCGTACCCCTCATATCTTCAGAGTACCCCCTGAGGTCTGAATTTCCGCCCAGCTTCATCTCATAAAACCCGGGCAGTGAACCCTCGTAGTTATCAGCTCTTACTGCTAAGATCAATGTTCCCATCTTACCGAATGAAGTGAAATTGCTGGTGGAAAAACTGAAGAATGAATATTCCTGATCCAGACCATTTACCGATAAAACATGCTTCAAGTTAACCCGCGCGTAAACTCCCTCTGTTGGAACTATCCATGTATTTCTGCTGTCGTATGTCAATCGCATACCTAAAGTCAAAATATTCTGTCTGTAATATGTCCCCTCGGGAATTGACAACCTTGAATTTCTAGCCTCCATGGATATTGTAGGTGTCAACCAAATTTGTTCAACAAGATCTTTCGTCAGCGGCAACCCGAGACTGAACCTGACGCCGTTTTTTTCCTTTATAAAATCAGCATACTCGGGCTCGTCAAGCCTTCTGTAATTGAAAAAATCAAAACGCAGCCTCATCCTTTTGCCAAATACCCACGGAATGAACCACGAAGCTGATCCGCCATGCTCTTTATCCCTTCTCTTCTTAAAAGAGGCGGATATTTTTTCGCCAAGTCCGCGGAAATTCTTTATCCTCCATCTGACCCCGTATCTTATCCCCTCTTTGAAATGATAATCTAAGACAGGATAAGGATATTTCATGAATAAATTGGGTCTTTCATCCACCTTTACAATAACACGGCATCTATTTTCTATTATATTTTCGACCGATATATCCACGCTCGAGAAATACCCCATACCCTTGAGGTAGGAGGAATCTCTCTTTATCAAATCAGGGTCAATTCTCTCACCCTTCTTTGAAGCCATTTCCCGGATTACCGCTCTGCGTTTTGTCCTTTCATTCCCATAGACAATTATTGTGTCTATTACCTGTCCGGTAAAACCGTCCAATTCATTAGCTTTATTCTCCAGGCCGTTGGCGCTCAACC of the Candidatus Krumholzibacteriota bacterium genome contains:
- a CDS encoding BamA/TamA family outer membrane protein, whose amino-acid sequence is MCKYSVSIESGGEGSCSSSGKKLSVSARGLARDGLSANGLENKANELDGFTGQVIDTIIVYGNERTKRRAVIREMASKKGERIDPDLIKRDSSYLKGMGYFSSVDISVENIIENRCRVIVKVDERPNLFMKYPYPVLDYHFKEGIRYGVRWRIKNFRGLGEKISASFKKRRDKEHGGSASWFIPWVFGKRMRLRFDFFNYRRLDEPEYADFIKEKNGVRFSLGLPLTKDLVEQIWLTPTISMEARNSRLSIPEGTYYRQNILTLGMRLTYDSRNTWIVPTEGVYARVNLKHVLSVNGLDQEYSFFSFSTSNFTSFGKMGTLILAVRADNYEGSLPGFYEMKLGGNSDLRGYSEDMRGTAKILGTVQWRKNIYGPNVFEISRIGKFDLSINAIAFIDTGALSRGFEYFNTSIFHSTFGGGIEVLSPIQDIVRFEIASDRHGHSAFYLTSGTKF